The genomic region TACGGAGCTGCTTTACCTTCACTTACTGTAACTTATACCGGACTGGTTAATGGTGATCTGGCTGCAGCAACTCCTCCTGCAATTAATACAACAGCAACTGCAGCAAGTCCTGCAGGGACTTATCCCATAACAGCTTCAGGTGCTTCTGATCCGAACTACAACATAAGTTATGTTGACGGTACATTAACTATCGACAAAGTGTCTCTGACAATAACAGCTGACAATAAGGTCAAAAACTATGGCGATCCGTTGCCTGTTCTTACCTTTACTTACACAGGTTTGGTAAATGGTGATGTGGCTACTTCAACATTGCCCGTGGTCACGACCACTGGTCTACAAAGTTCTGATGCAGGGACCTACCCTATTACTGCATCCGGTGCTGCTGATCCAAACTATAATATAAGCTATGTTGCAGGAACATTAACAGTCGATAAAGTACCATTGACTATTACACCTGACAATAAGAGCAAAAATTATGGCGCAGCATTGCCCCTTCTGACTTATGCTTTTACAGGCCTCGTGAATGGCGATATTGTAACCGCAACTCCTCCGGCTGTAACCACAACAGCAACAGCATCAAGTCCTGCCGGGACTTATCCCATAACTGCTTCAGGTGCTGCTGATCCTAATTATACTATAAGTTACTCTGCTGGAATATTAACTGTCGACAAAGTTCTGTTAACAATAACGGCCGACAACAAAAGCAAGAATTATGGTGCCGTATTACCTGCACTAACCTTCACATATTCCGGACTTGTGAATGGAGACATTGCTACTGCAACTCTTCCAACAGTAACAACGGCTGCAACTGCTGCCAGTCCAGCCGGTACATATAATATAACTGTATCAGGTGCTGCCGATCCAAATTATACGATAAGCTATGGTACCGGAATTTTAACTGTTGACAGAGTTCCATTGACAATCACTGCTGAGAATAAGAGTAAGAATTACGGAGCTGCATTACCGGTACTTACCTTTACTTATTCCGGACTTGTTAATGGAGATGTTACTGCTGCTACTCCTCCGGCTATAACATCAACTGCCACTGCTGCAAGTCCTGCCGGAACCTATACTATTACAGTATCCGGTGCGGCCGATTCAAATTACAATATAAGTTATGTTGCAGGTACACTAACTGTTGACAAAGTCCCGCTAACGATAATTGCAGATAATAAAAGTATAATCTATGGCTCAGCTTTGCCGGTTTTCACAGTTACCTATACAGGGCTGGTTAATGGGGACCTGGCTTCGTCTACTCCTCCTTCTGTAACAACAATTGCCACTGCTGCGAGTCCGGCCGGATCGTATGTGCTAACCCCTTCAGGAGCCATAGATAATAATTATATTTTCACATATATTGACGGTGTTCTCACTATCAGCAAATCAGATCAGACAATAACCTTTAGCTCTTTATCGGATAAGACATACGGAGATTCTGATTTTGCACCTGCAGCCACTGCTAGTTCCGGATTAAGTGTATCATTAGTCAGTGATAATCTTTCGGTTGCAAGCATTTCAGGAGGAGTAATTCATATAACAGGTGCAGGAAACGCAATTATAACTGCTTCGCAAAACGGGGATGGGAACTATAACCCTGCTCCTTCTGTATCCAGGTCACTCACAGTAGCTAAGGCAGCATTAACTTTTACAGCCGAGAACAAATCAAAACTGTACCAGGCTCAGAATCCTGTACTGACATATAGTATTGCAGGATTCGTAAATGGAGAAACGCAATCGGTACTCGATGTTTTGCCTTCCATTCAGACAACTGCACTTCAGAACTCAACAAATGGCGATTATCCGATTACAATCTCCGGAGGAAGTGATAATAACTATACCTATATATATATCCCGGGTAAACTAACAATCACTAGACTTCAGCAGACAATAACATTTTCAGGCTTCCCGGAAAAATTACTTGTAGGAGATAAATATACACTTGCGGCAACCTCATCATCAGGACTTACTGTACAATTTGAAAGTATGGATGCTTCTCTGGCAACTGTATCCGGGAATGAACTTACAGGAGTATCAAAAGGGAATGTGCAGATCCGCGCATTTCATCCCGGCGATCTGAACTGGGATGCAGCGGAGGCGTTTGTCACAGTTGAAATATACTCCACACATAAAGATATAATGCATCTTTTCACGCCAAATAATGACGGATTTAATGATTACTGGGAATTACCGGATCTTGTTACCTGGGGTAAATGCGATGTAAGGGTGTTTAACAGGTGGGGCAAACTTGTGTTTGCCGATCCTGACTACAACAATCTTTGGGATGGGACATCAAACGGCTCTTCCCTTCCTGAGGGACCTTATTACTTTATAATTGATACTGAGAATGCGGGGATGGTTAAGGGGACGGTGAATATTGTCAGATAAAACGACACACGACACAAGGCACTCGACTCAAGGAAGAAGAAGAATGGATTTCCCGTGAGTCGTGCGTCGAGAGTCGTTAGTCTATAATAATAAATATATGAAAAAGTTAATAATCTTAATTACCAGTATCTTAATAGGAGCAATATCAAGCGCCCAGCAAGTCCCAATCTCCGAAAACTACTACATGGACAGGTACTCACTTGCTCCATCATATGCCGGGAATTACAATGCGAAATATCTCTTCATGGGGTACAGGAGCGACTGGACTGGAATTGACGGAGGGCCAAAGACAGTCAGGATCTCTTACAGCGATCTGCTTCCTTCCATGAAGAATGCAGGTTTCGGGGGAAAAATCATTTATGATAAGGCAGGAATATTCAGTCAGCTCTATATTCTGGGGTCATATTCATATAATCTTCTGGTTAATCAGGATCACCATATTATGTTTGGTTTGTCGATGGGATTTTACAGGAACAAACTTAACCTGCTAGATTATTATAATGATCCCGACTATACAATTGACCCTGCATTAGTAAGCCTGGATATAAATTCAAAACTGAAATTCATGAGTGACTTCTCGGCTGTATGGACATGGAAAGGAGCCGAGGCCGGATTTATGTTTTCAAATATCTCGCTTGGTGATGCCAGTTATAAAGAGGTTAGTCTGAAGTATAACCCGCTTGCCAATTACCAGTTTCATGCCACTTATATTTACAATATAAATGAAGACTGGGATTTAACTCCGCTTCTTATTGTAAGGGGAGGTAAGTATATTAAAAGCCAGTTTGAAATAGCCACTCAGGTAATGTATCTTAAAAAGTTCTGGGGCAGTTTGGTTTACCGCGATCCTGCAATTATAGGATTCGGAGCCGGAGCAAGTATTAACAAAGGTCTGAAAATTGGTTATAATTTCAATTTTGCAACTAATGTTGTTATGGGGGCCTTTAATAATCATGAGATCACTATAGGTCTGAATATATTTGAATACTTAAAGAAATCAGAATAACCAGCTGAGGCTGAGGCTGAGGTTAAGAGTCTCTAAACCTTAACCTTAACCTTAACCTAAGTTTCAGTCTTGAATTTGTTAATATGGAATAAAATGGTATTTTTGTCATTGTAAATTAGGATTATTGTATCTTAAGATATGATTAATATGATTCTGATGCAACCCAAGTGGTGGTTTCAGGGTCTAATAATTAGGGTCTTATATGAAGAAGCTAATTGTATATATTCTATTGATACTTACACTGCCAGTTAATTTAATTGGCGATGATACCAAAACCGTTGGTACAAACGGGGCTGATTATCCAACATTACTTGATGCATTTTTTGATATTAATAGTGGAATTCTTACCGGAGTAATCACCCTTCAGATAATAGACAACACATCAGAATATGCTCCTGCTGAACTATTCGAGAGCGGTTATGGCGGCTCACAAGGTTATACATCAGTAACAATATATCCTACCAGTTCAGGTCTTTCAATAACCGGAGATTTTGATGCACCTTTGATTATTCTGAATGGGGCAACTAATGTGACAATCGATGGTAGAGTAAATGGAGTAGGTTCAGCTATTGACCTTGTTATAACCAACATAAACACAGGAACTTCTGCCTCAACAATCCAATTTATAAACGATGCTTCCACTAATATCATAAGATATAGCACTATAATGGGATCGTCGACCAATACTGCCGGTGGTGTAATCTTTTTCTCAACTTCCGGAATAGGAACAGGTAACGATGGAAATACAATCGGTTTAAACAATATTACAGCCGACCCTGCCGGAAGACCTGTCAATGTTATTTATTCTGCCGGAACTTCAGGGCAGGAAAACAGCGGAAACATAATCAGCGATAACAATATTTTTGACTTTCTGAAGCATGGCACTGCTTCAAATGGTGTTCTTTTTGCTTCAAACACAACCTCTTGTACAATTTCGGGAAACAGCTTTTATGAAACAGGATCATTTGTTCCATCTGCATCTGTTACGTATAATATCATTAAGATTGATAACACATCAGGTACAGGTTTTACTGTCTCAGATAACTATATTGGAGGGAGATCAGCTTTATGTGGGGGATTAGCCTGGACCAAAACTAATGCTGCTAATAATGCATTTTTTGCAATCAGCTTAAATGTAGGAACAGGAACGGCAAGCAGTATTCAAAATAACACTATTAAAAACTTTTCCTGGTCAAATTCAACAAATGCGAACTGGACAGGAATCCACATTGCAGGAGGGGCTGTGAATATAGGAACATCAACCGGGAATACTATTGGTGATGCAACCGGGACCGGCTCTATCACACTAACTGCCGGTACAACAAACTCAACTCTCTATGGAATTAATATTGCAACAACAGGTACTGTTGACTGCCAAAATAATATAATCGGCTCAATTTCCTCTTCCACAGCTTCAACTTTAGCAGCTAGCATTATCGGGATAAACAAAACAGGTACTACCGGAACAACCAATATAAGCGACAACACAATTGGAAGTTCCATAACTGCGAATAGTATTAATGCTAGTTCTGCTTCAACTGCGAATGCACAAACCGTTTTTGGAATTAATAACCTCGGGTCCGGAACAATAACTATCAGTAATAATACAATAGCTAATCTTACTAATGCTGTATCCAACACTTCTGTTTCGAGCCGTGGTCGAATTACCGGAATCTATTCTGCCACAGGAACGAATATTATCTCATCAAACACTATTTATAACTTAACAATTGCCAATGCAAATGATGCGGTGATCCAGATTGCATCAGTTTGCGGAATTGCACTTTTCGGAGTGACACCAAAAAGCCTTACAGGTAATACTATTTATAATCTGTCTAATACCTATTCCTCATTCGTTGGCAGTGTAATAGGTATCTATTATGTAGGCAGCACCGCAGGGAATGAAGTTAGAGAAAACTTTATTCACAGCCTCTCTGTAGCTAATGGATCCTCTGCTTCTATATATGGTATTAAGATTTCATCAGGATTAACAACCTACTCTAATAACAT from Bacteroidales bacterium harbors:
- a CDS encoding PorP/SprF family type IX secretion system membrane protein codes for the protein MKKLIILITSILIGAISSAQQVPISENYYMDRYSLAPSYAGNYNAKYLFMGYRSDWTGIDGGPKTVRISYSDLLPSMKNAGFGGKIIYDKAGIFSQLYILGSYSYNLLVNQDHHIMFGLSMGFYRNKLNLLDYYNDPDYTIDPALVSLDINSKLKFMSDFSAVWTWKGAEAGFMFSNISLGDASYKEVSLKYNPLANYQFHATYIYNINEDWDLTPLLIVRGGKYIKSQFEIATQVMYLKKFWGSLVYRDPAIIGFGAGASINKGLKIGYNFNFATNVVMGAFNNHEITIGLNIFEYLKKSE